The following are encoded together in the Geobacter sulfurreducens PCA genome:
- the glnA gene encoding type I glutamate--ammonia ligase, which yields MTPQEVVSFAKENGALMVDYKFMDFVGIWQHVSVPISEFGEDTFEEGQGFDGSSIRGWQPIHASDMILLPDPATAKMDPFIAVPTLSLICNVFDPITKEDYTRDPRNIARKAEAYLKSTGLGDTAFFGPEAEFFIFDDVRYDSTSNQSFYMVDSVEGAWNTGREEFPNLGYKPRHKEGYFPVSPTDSQNDLRNEMVMELQKVGIRVECQHHEVASGGQAEIDMRFSSLVDMADQLQWFKYVIKNVAYRNGKTVTFMPKPLYGDNGSGMHCHMSIWKDGQNLFAGDKYGGLSQMALWYIGGIIKHAKALCALTNPTTNSYKRLVPGFEAPVNMAYSSRNRSASIRIPMMSTNPKAKRIEYRTPDPSCNGYLAFAAMLMAGLDGIENKIDPGQPLDKDIYGLSPEELKNIPSAPGSLEEALKALEADHEFLLKGDVFTPDVVEKWIEYKMEAEVNPVRMRPVPLEFALYYDI from the coding sequence ATGACACCACAAGAGGTAGTAAGCTTCGCCAAAGAGAACGGCGCGCTGATGGTCGATTACAAGTTCATGGACTTCGTCGGCATCTGGCAGCATGTTTCCGTGCCCATTTCGGAGTTCGGTGAAGATACCTTTGAGGAAGGCCAGGGTTTCGACGGCTCCTCCATCCGCGGCTGGCAGCCCATCCATGCGTCCGACATGATCCTCCTGCCGGACCCCGCAACGGCCAAGATGGATCCGTTCATCGCGGTGCCGACCCTTTCACTCATCTGCAATGTCTTCGATCCGATCACCAAGGAAGACTACACTCGCGATCCGCGCAACATTGCCCGTAAGGCCGAGGCGTACCTGAAGTCGACCGGCCTCGGCGATACCGCTTTCTTCGGTCCCGAGGCCGAGTTCTTCATTTTTGACGACGTCCGGTACGATTCGACCTCCAACCAGTCGTTCTACATGGTTGATTCGGTGGAGGGTGCCTGGAACACCGGCCGCGAAGAGTTCCCGAACCTGGGCTACAAGCCGCGCCACAAGGAAGGTTATTTCCCCGTTTCCCCGACCGACTCCCAGAACGATCTCCGCAACGAGATGGTCATGGAGCTCCAGAAGGTCGGCATCCGGGTCGAGTGTCAGCATCACGAAGTTGCCTCCGGCGGCCAGGCCGAAATCGACATGCGGTTCTCCTCCCTCGTCGACATGGCCGACCAGCTCCAGTGGTTCAAGTATGTCATCAAGAACGTTGCCTACCGTAACGGCAAGACCGTTACCTTCATGCCCAAGCCGCTCTATGGCGACAACGGCTCCGGCATGCACTGCCACATGTCCATCTGGAAGGACGGCCAGAACCTCTTTGCCGGCGACAAGTACGGCGGACTTTCCCAGATGGCACTCTGGTACATTGGTGGTATCATCAAGCACGCCAAGGCTCTCTGTGCCCTGACCAACCCGACCACCAACTCGTACAAGCGTCTGGTGCCGGGTTTCGAGGCACCGGTGAACATGGCTTACTCCAGCCGTAACCGTTCCGCCTCCATCCGGATACCCATGATGTCCACCAACCCGAAGGCCAAGCGGATCGAGTACCGGACTCCGGACCCCTCCTGCAACGGCTATCTTGCCTTCGCCGCCATGCTGATGGCCGGCCTCGACGGCATCGAGAACAAGATCGATCCGGGGCAACCGCTGGATAAGGACATCTACGGGCTTTCCCCCGAGGAGCTCAAGAACATCCCGTCCGCTCCGGGAAGCCTTGAAGAAGCCCTCAAGGCCCTGGAGGCCGACCACGAGTTCCTTCTCAAGGGCGACGTCTTCACCCCCGACGTTGTCGAGAAGTGGATCGAGTACAAGATGGAAGCCGAGGTCAACCCGGTCCGCATGCGTCCGGTCCCCCTCGAGTTCGCCCTCTACTACGACATCTAG